The nucleotide window AATCAATTCATTAGTATTTAACTGGCAAAATTGCTTTCTTGGTTTCTGATCTTAAGAGTGCAAccaaaaattatatatctaAATGCCACGCAACTAATCTTCCACATAAATTCACTAACATTGAAAGTTAAGCTGTGTTGTTCTTCCAAGAATAGGAAAAGGAATGATGCTTACAGTGTTCCCACAACCTTCTGAGTATTCGTTAGATTCTGTGTCCCTTGAATGATACGTGCcaatccaaaatctgaaatttttgggttcatgtCCTCATCCAAGAGAATGTTACTGACCTTCAAATCTCTATGTATTACCTTCAAACAAGAATCATGGTGGAGATAGAGAAGCCCTCTAGCAACACCCTGAATAATATTGAAGCGTCTGCCCCAATCAAGCTCAGGTCGCCGCACTGGATCTAATCAATGAAAACATTCGAAATGTAACCAATATTTTCAGCCTTTAATTGCTAGAAAATAGTGACATAGTTGTATGAACAATAATGAAACAGGGATGTAAatgtaattaaattgaaattcatTTCCAGGTGTAGTTCAACATTGTCTCTTCGACTTTATAGTGAACTGAACTCACATATTATGCAATTCATTTAATAACTATGAGCATTATATCTGCAGGGCTGTCTTGCttgattgtttttgtttctaaaaGAATCTTTATGAGCCCCCCTGAGTACAGCATAGTACAAAGAACTAAGGGATTATCAATTATATTAGTTTAACAAAGGAGGAGACAGGTAACAAAGAGAAAGTGCAGCCAAACATAAACCTCCAGTGAAACTAACCGAATAGAAGAGTATCCAAGCTTCTGTTTGGCATGAACTCATAAATCAGTAACTTCTCGTCCTCTTGGACGCAGCATCCCATGATCCTAACAAGATTTTTATGTTGGAGTTTGGATATCAACAGCATCTCACTCTTGAACTCTTGTATGCCTTGCCCTGAGCTACTTGATAGTCTTTTAACTGCTATTTCCTTCCCTTCTTGTAGCTTaccctgcaaattaatcattgcATTCATGTCTGTATCTTGCAGCTTTTGCAATACTATATTTTCcttcaaaaatagaaaaataaataaataatcaccTTGTAAACAGGGCCAAATCCTCCTTCCCCTAGTTTGTTTGTGGTGCTGAAATTGTTTGTTGCAATTAATATGCTGTCAAAATCATAGATGAATAGCTCTGATGGATCATGTTTTCTTATATACTCTTGAAGATTCTCTCTTGAATTCTCATTCACATCAGAGAATTGAAAGAACTTTGTTTTAACTTTGATTTTTCCTGATTTGGCAAAGATAGCAATCAAAAACCGAGTCAGAgcgaaaaaacaaagaagtcaGACCAATTAGCCTACCGACTTCATCCTAGAAAGGCTATCAAGTTTTGGATATCAACAAGTAAAATATGCACTTATGAAGTTATCCATAGAAGCTATGCTAATTTGATAATGTATTTTAGAGAGAGGAAAGGAGAGATTAAGTAGTAATGCATCAGCTGATATCCCTCTATATCGTTCTCTTACCCCTTTGTTTCGCTCGCAACCTGTGCACACAGAAGACGATGGCACCCAAGATAACGATAAAGCAAATGGCTGTGAGGCTAACAATTAACTTTATTGGCTTTCCTTCACCTGAAATGAATTTGAACACATAAAGTATTAGACTAAAGAAAAGATATTGATAATTAGAGTTGTGCAAGCAATATTATCATATACCTAATTCTCCATGAGCTAGGCGAATAAAAAGCTCTGATCCGCCAGGGGCAAAGTCTTGTATATCAATAAGGTCTTTGGACCAGACCAAACACCCTATATTAGTAACATATGCATAAGCCAGACAAGAACAATTCTTTAGGCATTCTATCTTGCACTCATCAACATCCATATCTGCAATATACTCATGAAAATCTGGCACGTTTAACCTGTCCACCTgctgaaacccatcttcttttccacttGAAACAACTGAATTACTGGTGTTACAAAACAATTTGGTTTGCCTCACACACCCTCCTGTCCTGTTTCCATTGCTCCATTCCTCAGGTGACTTGGGTGCAAAACCTTTCAAACACTTGCAAGTCGGAGTTGGAGATTTGGAAGCTTTGCAAACCCCAAAAAGTCCACATGTTCCATAAATTTCACACGGATTCGTTGGTGCCTCCCAGTTACGAAACCAGTTGCTGCCATTGTCTGAAACCATAAACGTAAGTACTCCTTCATAAGAGAGGTCTATATATGAGAGAGTACTGTCAAATAACTTATAAGAAAAGTACTTTGTTCCCTGCTGCACGTCCTCAACTAGAGTAAATCCACTTAGATATCGATCATCCATTTCTGGTACACCAATGAACTTAGATTTATCCCATGGCCCAGATTTCCAGTAGGGAGTTGATTCATTAATCCAAATGAACACTTGTGATGGAGTCTGGGGTCCAAGTCCAACAGAGAATATCCCAGCTGATGGATCACCCTCACTTTTCCATGCAGTCAATAAATTCTTCTTCCCAGATTTAGTATCAAATCCAACCACCATGCCTGGTAGAATTGTATCTCTAGGATGATCAAAACTCTGCCACAATGGATCAGCAGCTGCTATACCATCATCTTTGACAACAAAGTTTCCAGTGTCTGAAAGAACTGCAGCTGAAGTATTAGATGGCACTGAAATATTGGTTGACCAAACAGAATTCTGTTTGCCATCTACAAGCTCCAAATTCCCACTGCTGCTAATTGTCAAACTAGCCAAGGTGTCTGAAGCTGCAATAGGATTTTCTCTGTTGGCCACCCATACAACTTTACGAGGAAATATATCCTTATGCCATATCCCCACATACTTATTAGCCGAGTTATTAGGACTGAAGAAACCCAGTTCAAAAATGTGGCCAGGAGAGACAAGGTTTTGTCCCTGTGATAATGGTTGTGAAGGAGTTATGTCATAAACTTCAGCACAATGGTGCTGTGACAGAagcaagctgaagaagaaTAGGAAAAACATGGAAGAATTTAAAGCACTAGCAATAGTTTCAGCTCTAATAATACCCATTTAAATCCTATTATGTTTGTCAGAAAAGCAATACTAAAATAACACTGTTTTGGTATAAAATTCAGAGGATATCTAAGCAAGTGGATTCACATTTGATGCTTGTTAATTTTCTTACGCATCATCAACATGGACAATATGAAGCACATTAGGAAACttcattatgaaaaaaaaaatttgaattttaaagtCAACCGCggaaaactttgaaatatattttggctCCTTGTGGAGATATTTTGACTGATTAATGTAGTTTTCTAATCTATGTGTGCATAGGGAGCCATTGATCAATGTGACCCCCACGTTATGGCCCATCTCAATCAATGGCTCTCCTGTCTGGACAGGGGAGCACAAAGTCTATGCTTACCTTAATCAGTGTCTGACTATTATGTGCTGCTCTGTTCTCTGCTTAAAATTCAACGACTACCTTGGAGTTGGATGTATTGAGGGCATGGGATGTTTCAATTAGACCAATGTATAACAGATTTGATTCTTGAGGTGCCTACTTCATAAATGTTTAACAGAGCAAGATACAAGATACATATTCTGGGAATGGAAGCGCTTTTCTTTCTGTGGTCATTCTTTAAAGGTTGAATTTTACTGTcttcaaatttacttttaataGGTGAGACAAGCATCTGCATGGATCAAAattgttagaaaaaaaatttgtaaggGAATCTGCAAAATTGGTTGTGGCATAACTAGTTGGTTCTTCAACTTATCATGCATGTGTGATTAGAAAGTGGAGAAGGATGGTGGTGCCAATGAGGCATGCTATTGAGTATGACAGTcatcaaaaaccaaaactatAGACTATACACATTACTTAACCCCAGTAATAGATGGAATAGCATATAAACATGTAGCAAGTTTATATGTCACCTCCCATCTACCATTGTAATTGTGACATCATTTGAGGATGCTAAATCCTGGCCGTCTGTACTAAATTTTGTATCCACATATCTCCTAATTGAAGTAAATATAGGTTGTATTGGCACTTGAAGATTTGCAGTTTCACTCTCCAACATTAACACCACGGACGGCATAGTTGGTCTAGAAATTGCAGAGTCTTGCACACACAATAGCCCTACTTGTATGCATCGCAATAATTCAGCTTGATTTTGGGAACATGTTTCTGCAATGGATGGATCAATGAGGTCCACTGCTCTATTCTCATTCCAAAGATGCCATGCCTGAAAACATTCCAAAAATTCATTTCATCATTACAGTTTATGAATAGTACTGACTATTGCTAGCATTTAACACTCAAAACATCATGTATAAACTTACAAATCCAATGAGGCTTAAGTGTTCTGATGAGCGTAAACTAGTGTTCCTCCGGCCACTCACAATCTCTAGCAACAGTACCCCAAAGCTGTAGACATCTGACTTTACAGAAAACAGACCTTCCATTGCATATTCAGGTGACATATAACCACTGCATCATAGATATTTGaaaattagataaataaaCTTTGAAATGATCTAAATAGGTTATATTAGTTTCAACAAGTCATTCTTACTATGTTCCAACAACTCTATTTGTATTTGCTTCATTTTGGTTCCCCCCGAATATTCTTGCCATACCAAagtctgaaattttgggaatcATATCTGCATCTAGCAAAATGTTGCTAGCTTTTAAGTCTCGATGAATTATTCTAAGTCTGGAATCTCTATGGAGATAAAGGAGCCCTCTTGCAATCCCTTCAATAATTGCAAAGCGTCTTCTCCAATCCAATAGTGCTTGCTTGGACGGATCTGCCATTTTACCAAAGAGGCAACTACTAAGTGAAACAAACACCTCCTAATAACAATCCCTATATCCACAATGCTATGAATTTGAAGTACATATTTTGATGCAAAAGAATACGTTAATTAGCTGAAAGAGAACATAccgaaaagaaagaaatccaAGCTTTTGTTTGGCATGTATTCATAAAGCAGCatcttttcttctccttgaATGCAGCATCCTAATAGTCTAACAAGATTCCTGTGTTGTAACTTAGCAATCAGACTAATCTCATTTTTAAACTCCTCCAAGCCTTGGCCAGACCTTCTCGAAAGTCTTTTTATAGCTACTTCTTGTAGCCCTGGAAGGTTGCCCTGGTAatgggagaaagaaaaaaaaaagggtaaagtCTCTAGTACATAACATCTTACTTTAATACTTGCAGACATGCTCATCATATAAATTCACCTTGTAGACGGTACCAAAACCCCCCTTCCCAAGCTTGTTTTCTTCAGAAAAGTTGTTTGTAGCAGCTGCTACACAAGCGAAATTGAACAATGGTAACTCAGATCCATTTACTTGATTCCCTTCTGCAAAAAGGTCAATTGACCCTGAAACATCTGTTGAGAATTCATTGCTCTTGCTAGCATCGAGCATTGGTGGATCTTTGTTCCTCAACCATGAAATGGAAGAAGTGGTAGGCAACACtagataaaaacaaaagaaaaagttagaaacaaaatggaaagaaggtTATAGTACATTTTTCTTAAGTTGCCTAAAGATATAGACCCTCTCATTCACCATAAGGAAGGGAAATGTGTATCCTACCTTTCAGTTTTGCTTTAAACCTCCATAATAGCAACATGAAGATGACTAAGAACAGTGCTCCCGCTACAGAAATTACTATTATCACAAGGGTGGATAATTTTTTCTTGCCACCTATATATAAAAGGAGACAAAAGAAACGGTATTAGAGTGGTTTTCCAGTTGAAGTCATGTGTGTAGCACAATGAAGTGACTCCAATTTTACACCAACAGAAAAGTAACTCCAATTCTCTTTGATTtctcttttatagaaaaacaaaccaaaatcagAAACCTCAACAATGACAAAGAGAGCTAGTACTGGCCTTTTGGTTATAGCAAAGATTAAcagagacaaaaaaaaaactcgaaTAAAGCCAAAGGAAGAATTAATTTACCTAAATCAGAATGCGCAAGACGAATATTCAACGTATTTCCCCCCTTTGTAAATTTTTGGACATCCAGCAAGTCCTCGGTCCATATCATACAACCAATCCCTTGAACAAATGCATATGCAGTACAAGAACAATTCTTAAGACAAATCTCCTCACAATTCTCATCTGAACCGGGAACAACTAAGTCTGCAAAATCAGGCAACTTGGCACACCTTAGACCTacaaacccatcttcttcatcattttccTCTGTTCCAATTGTTCTATTTCTATGACACTGTAACAGGGTCTTCCTAGAACACCCATCTGACCAATTTCTCCTAATCCATTGATCCCAATCCGTTGGTTGAAATCCATGCATACAACTACACTCCGAACCCGAACCATGCGATGCACTACAGACCCCAAACTTGCCACACCTGTTGTAAAGCTCACAGTCATTGGACTTGTTAGGCTGAGACTGTATCACTTCCCACTGGTTTTTATCTCCCACCCACCTAAGCTGCTCTTCATACCCGTCCCACCTTATCTGAAACCTCAACTTATCCGAAACATTCCATGGTGTGTAAGTAAAATACATGCTTCCATTCCCATTCTCATCACTAAGTTTAAAACCATATGAGTATGTAGTTGGCATATTTGGAACGCCAATAAACAACTGCTTGTTCCAATGGCCACTTCTCCACCGCCTATTTGATCCTTCCCATATCACTATCTGTGGTGATCCGCGTGGATCAACCCCCATCGAATACGCTCCTGGAGATGGATCATTTTCTGACTTCCACGAAGTCAAAAACCTGTTCTCTCCAATTGCAGAATTCACCTCAACTTTCATGCCAGGCAAAAATGTATTTGTTGGGTCACCAAAGCTCTGCCAATACTCCTTGCTGGTATCGCCGCTGCTTGAAAGAACAAGATTTCCTTCATCATTGAGTATGGCTGTGGAGTGAGAGGAGGCTGAAGCATTGCTAGACCAGACTGCGGTGTTATTTCCATCTAAAACCACCACATTCCCATCGCTTCCAATTTTCAAGATCCCAGTTTTATCAAAAATTGGCCTCTCTCTGTTTGCAACCCATATGACTGATGGCTCTGAAGTTGAAATGTTGTAATACCAAATCCCAACGTACCGGAACGATGAGTTCTCCGGGCTGAAGAATCCCAGTTCAAACTTTTCGCCGTCAGAAATAAGAGTCTCTCCATCGCTTAAAGATCGGCCTTGAGTAATTGAACTGGCAGCAGAGCAAAACAGAGCAAGAGAGGAGAAAGTGAAGAGGAAGGAGAAAAGATGGAACTTGAAACCTGGGTTTTTGCTAGCGATGCCCATCATCTGACAAACTCTGAGAATTGCAGACATGCATATAACAGAGAGAAACTGTCTACAAGTAAAGGTGCTAAAATCAGCGAATAGGCTTCAATGGCGGCATTGTGCTGGTTTTGTCTGACTCTGACTCTCGCTTGTGTGAGTTCGGCTGGACTGCGGAGTTAGGCGACAATCTTGCATTTGAAAATGATTTTAGGCTTGACTGGTGTTGGTGGTGATTGTTTCTGGCTTGGCCATGAGCCTCTGGATCTACGCAAACGAATATTTGTTAGTTGAGGAAACAATTGAAGATCACATCACATCACATGCCGTTGACGCGGTTTAAGAGACACAtttcaataaatatatttatttattacaatTCATAAATTGATTCCTACTCTTAGGAAACAATTAAGGGGGTGCCAATTGCTTAATTCTTTCCTAAATGGAAGATACAATTCATAAatttattcctttttattttcggtacaaaaattaataaattgttTCCTAAAATAAGAATTGACCCAGTGGTCCCCGCAGAAAAATGCCGGTGACCCATTATAGAATTTTAGGAACGTTCCACCATTTTCCAACCGGTTACTTTACTTGTTTGTTACTTAATTTTAAGTTAATTAGATACCTACGTCCTCGTGTGGTCTAATTTTCAAAGTAGTTCGGCCgatgattctttttttttttttatgaaaaaatgtTTAAGGTGAGATTGGTTATTTTCATCACCAATGTTATGGTATATCCACAATTTTTAATGAGGATTATTGACAGTTGAACTGAAACACTAATGGAGATACACACAGTGAAGGGACTTTATCAACTGAACCAACCTTTATTGACTTCGACTGATGATTTAGATTTactataaaattatatatttttttttttaatcttcatTTTTCATGTGTTTATGTTGCCTTTGCGATGGGGAAGGGACTAGAAGCCTCATAGAATATAAGTGTTGACCTCACGTTGCATGGTACAAGCTTTAAACCTAAAACATCTGGTCTTCTTAATTAGGAGATGGCATCATGGCAGTAAAGACGATTCCCCATTAACTTAGTAACAATAGATGTCGTTTTGGATGACTTACAATACataaaaaatcaagaatttgatGTTTAACTACTCCATCCTTGAattgaaaagacaaaaatagtTGGTATATTTTGTTCTAGGTAATGTGGGTTGTTACACGCATATAAGACGTGGACTTTgacaaatttaatttaaagaatCAATTAGCGCGGCTGCCACACGAGGCAAAGGCAGAACACCACGTTGGACAGGTTTGGAGTCGTTGGATTGGGCACGTGCACTTTCTTTCTATGAATGAAGGGAAACGCGCGCTTCAACTTGACTCGAAAATGGAAATATATAAATGAACAATATTATATGAAGAGAATAAAACAGTATCATAAGGTCCTATTGTCAATGAATTCTTTGGGGTGGGCTAAAGAAACATGTAGGCCTAAGGTACACACTGCAaattaattcattatttgCTTTATGTTGTTAGCAGCActtgttttttatataatcAACGATGGGAATTCATGGATAAGAGGACAAATTTAAGTATTAAAAAACCGAATTATGTGCTAagtgttgaagaatacacgagtcccacatcggaaatttaacaaaattgaaagtcttatataataaatggtttCACTTCTAATAACATCGAAGCATTTTGTATAAAACTCCACATCTACTAAACATATGtttaaattaagaataataTCGATGTTGCTAATGGTGGGCCAAAAATTCGTTCCTCTGAAATCTTAACACTACGGAATTAGAATTTCAACATTTAAAGGTTCGATCTTCAAACAAACCAAGTAATTTACATTCTCAACCGCAAGCAGAGAAGGAACCTTTTCCCTAATAAAGTGCCCCCCAGATCCCAatgttaaaaattattaattttgtcttcaatCCAATAGTAAAGCCcaccattttccttttcaaataTCCAACCTCGTAAAGCCCCTTGGAACATTTTATGACCCAACAAAAAAGGCCCTTTGACATTTGTACTAGTTTCTTTGTGGACCTAAGACTAATTGGCAAAAGCAGAAGTTAAAGCTTGAGGGTATTTCACAATTTGGAAGTGTCAACTTGGCAAACCTCCAAGCAACTGTAAAATAGTGATTCTAATAGTAAGGCAGATTTTTATCAATACTCAAATCCTTTAAACTTGTTTTGGTCAAAAACTCCTTTAAACTTGAAACTATAAAATACGGCCAAATGCACGAAACCTGCCCCCATTTGATTACCACATATCATACGTAATCATCATTTGGTCATACTCTTTTGAGCaacctataaaaaaaagaagaaatcctTACACGAAAATTCCCACTAAAATCACCATCCACCATTACAATAATAATTTCGTGAGTGTAATTGTCACATAAACTCTCAACTTTTGTGCACACCATATTCAATAATTGTCACGTAACTATAGGTTAAGtaatatttgtttctttatggaaTGCAACTTGGGCACGAGTTAAATCTAAATCGGCCTCCGCACGTACCAATCGGCTTTCTTGACAATATTTACCAAACAGAGAAGGGAATTTTCTTGGAAAGTGGCTGCTATTCGAGGAAAGCCAAGAAAAGTCTTCCAGCAATTGCAGGTAAAGCCAACTTcctcattctttctttttctttgtctgtTTTTTGATGGAGGAGTTATGGGCCTGGCCCTCGAACCCAGCCAAACGCCGCAAGACCCACCGTTAAATGatatatgaagaagaaaattgtttCCCAACTTCCAATCCAGGCACAAGGTCCCCCCCGGAAAGTGCGGTTCACTTTCCCTAGATACCAAATTCATAAGAATATTTTTAGCCGCTTTAACTCAAGGTATACTATCATTACtttctcaacacttgacacgTGGTGAGCTAAAATATTTCCATTTTATATAcgcataaataaaaatatcataaatGACTACGAGGATTCAAATCTTTCCACGGTGAtataaattagggttttcaacttaacatgtatataatagTATAAGATGACTTCCATAGATATGGGCAAATCTTTACTCAGTTTCAGAAAAATATTGAGCACGCATTGAGAATAGCGATagaggaagagaaattgagattTGCGTGAGACAAAAATCTCACCATCCTTCAATAATATGCCCATGCTTTGCACCTTCGTCCTAACTCCATAATGAGACACATAGTCTAACATCACAAGgagaataatattttttaaatgttgggttttcaattttatcaacaatttaataattaatataactTAGAAATGGAATTATATATAagcatttttattattttaaaaaatatattcatgCATTTCTCATAATGAAGGATTATATTTAGGAACTATGTCTAGAAATGagtacttaattaattttctattatatttatatacgtTACGTACGTACCACATATCACTAGCAATTCTCaccccttttgttttttggattTAAACCACAATATTGTGTGTACTTTAAGAAtactattctttcttttttttcccaatctATTTGTTTTCTCACATCACAGCAAGAAAAAcgttgctttcttttttaaatgggAAAAATTGACCTCATTAAAGAATGGGCCCTTTCGTCATTCCAAACGAAAGTTGAGCTCAGCTTTCATGCCAGCCGCTAGTACTGGCATAGTAGCTTCCCATGCAACTTCGAGGAAGGAGATAACTTTCTGATCAAATCAAACACTGAAAACTCTCAGATCAAAATTAATGCCCCTGCTACAACTGCCCTTGAGTCTTGAGTCTTGACAAAACAAATCTCTTAGGATCCTCACCTTCCCTGTCACCAAAAGCGACCCTTTTGgaaattttccattttcccCTCTGGACTAGCATATGTATGTACTATAAATAGTGTTCTTAAGTTCCTAGCCTAGCAACTAGTAAGTTTCAATTCCTTCTTGCTATAATTAGCAGACAATGGCGTCGAGAAGTAACGGAGTTGTGTTCGAAGATTTCTTCCCAACAATGGTGGAGAGGTTAGGCACAGAAGGGTTCATGAAGGAGTTGAGCAATGGTTTCAGCTTGTTAATGGATGGGGAGAAAGGTGTCATCACATTCGAGAGCTTGAAGAGGAACTCTGCATTGCTGGGTTTGCAGGGGATGAGTGATGAAGACTTGAGGTGCATGCTGAGGGAAGGCGATTTGGATGGGGATGGGTGCTTGAATGAGATGGAGTTTTCTACTCTTATGTTTAGGTTAAGTCCCGAGTTGATGCAGAATTCTAAAGAATTGTTGGAGGAAGCTCTAACATTGTAAGAGAGCAGAGCAGCGATCAAATGTACTCAATTAATTGCTatgcaatttaattttctctttttattccCTCGCTGGGAGGCTATGTTGTACTATCTCTATCTGTAATTTTGTGCTTTTTCAACGAAACTACATAATTTAGTTCACTACGCTACGTCAAGCTTATGTTTGTGGTATATTTCTTGTTACGTACGtataaatgagaaaaaaatgcTACTATTTCTATCATCTGTCCTATATTTTCACCCacttatttttaaagttttaaaaataaaatttatctttttgtaaaataacttttaaaaggaattggaataaaaaaaaaaaccacctaTTCTCCCTCATCCATATCAATCGCACCCTCTCCCATTCAGCGCAAGACCATGCCCCTTATTCTTAGAGCACGTGCCTCAGGGTGGTGTTACGGTGCTCATTCTCTCTCCCACCAGAGTTGGCCCTACACATGTGTGTAAATACAATAATTAACAATGAAAATTAGCACGTCCAATCAAAATATTCACAATATTGGTTGGGAAACAAATATGATATGTGTGAGATGGTGAATGTATGTATaagattaagaaagaaaaagctgAGAAAAGTCAACTATAGATGAATTAAAAAAGGCCTATGCGTTTCCTTCGACAATCCTTATAAAGTAGGGCATTTGAATATGTTTGGGGATTTGAAACATATGACGACTGGTCAAACGTAGTTTCCCCGAATCCGTTAATTAGATGACACAAGGCTGAATTTGAAGACAACGTCATGGGATGGGATATTAACATTTCGTTCCAGGTCGTCCAGGATATCTTTGATGAATTGATCTCAAAAGGATGACGAAATCTCAGAACACCTAGTCCACATTGATCAACCAACGATCAAAACCGGAACCaaccatgcatatatatatatatatatttaaaccGTGTGTTTGGTGCGTAAGGACTTGTGCAAGCCATAGGTCTCAGATATGCAGATAACCTAAACCTAGCTAGAgctccttttgttttctcaccTGGCATACACTTGAAAGTAGAAAAGTATATAATCTTCATCTCTTGTCCAACAAGATAATTAATCAAAGTCGTCAATGAACTTTATTGTTGTCCTGTAcaagtttcttctttcttttcatttcttagTGAGGGCATTTTTGTAAACAGCTGTAGCAATTGTGTTAGGACGCTTAATTTCGAAGGAAAATGCTTTGCCGTGACCATGCCAAATTGGTGCTACTTTCCCATGCAACTTCGGGGAAAAGTACTAGATATGTGGAAGAAGCCATGAAATTAAGTTAGAGAAAATGGCTGCAACAAGAACAACCTTCGCGGACAATCCCTGATCAACATGTACATACCTTTGTCATCAACGCAGCCTACTCTTTCCTCATCACCTTCATATTTCTCCCTCCTTTTGTGACTCCACTCCCTCAtgtcatgtatatatatacacataacaCCCCTCACAATGCTCACCACCTTTCTGTATATACACATTCAGAATTTAATATAGTTAATGGCTTTAGGTGGTGGAGTTGTGTTTGAAGACTTCTTTCCAGTC belongs to Prunus persica cultivar Lovell chromosome G4, Prunus_persica_NCBIv2, whole genome shotgun sequence and includes:
- the LOC18779778 gene encoding uncharacterized protein LOC18779778, with product MSAILRVCQMMGIASKNPGFKFHLFSFLFTFSSLALFCSAASSITQGRSLSDGETLISDGEKFELGFFSPENSSFRYVGIWYYNISTSEPSVIWVANRERPIFDKTGILKIGSDGNVVVLDGNNTAVWSSNASASSHSTAILNDEGNLVLSSSGDTSKEYWQSFGDPTNTFLPGMKVEVNSAIGENRFLTSWKSENDPSPGAYSMGVDPRGSPQIVIWEGSNRRWRSGHWNKQLFIGVPNMPTTYSYGFKLSDENGNGSMYFTYTPWNVSDKLRFQIRWDGYEEQLRWVGDKNQWEVIQSQPNKSNDCELYNRCGKFGVCSASHGSGSECSCMHGFQPTDWDQWIRRNWSDGCSRKTLLQCHRNRTIGTEENDEEDGFVGLRCAKLPDFADLVVPGSDENCEEICLKNCSCTAYAFVQGIGCMIWTEDLLDVQKFTKGGNTLNIRLAHSDLGGKKKLSTLVIIVISVAGALFLVIFMLLLWRFKAKLKVLPTTSSISWLRNKDPPMLDASKSNEFSTDVSGSIDLFAEGNQVNGSELPLFNFACVAAATNNFSEENKLGKGGFGTVYKGNLPGLQEVAIKRLSRRSGQGLEEFKNEISLIAKLQHRNLVRLLGCCIQGEEKMLLYEYMPNKSLDFFLFDPSKQALLDWRRRFAIIEGIARGLLYLHRDSRLRIIHRDLKASNILLDADMIPKISDFGMARIFGGNQNEANTNRVVGTYGYMSPEYAMEGLFSVKSDVYSFGVLLLEIVSGRRNTSLRSSEHLSLIGFAWHLWNENRAVDLIDPSIAETCSQNQAELLRCIQVGLLCVQDSAISRPTMPSVVLMLESETANLQVPIQPIFTSIRRYVDTKFSTDGQDLASSNDVTITMVDGRAPQESNLLYIGLIETSHALNTSNSKFPNVLHIVHVDDAAETIASALNSSMFFLFFFSLLLSQHHCAEVYDITPSQPLSQGQNLVSPGHIFELGFFSPNNSANKYVGIWHKDIFPRKVVWVANRENPIAASDTLASLTISSSGNLELVDGKQNSVWSTNISVPSNTSAAVLSDTGNFVVKDDGIAAADPLWQSFDHPRDTILPGMVVGFDTKSGKKNLLTAWKSEGDPSAGIFSVGLGPQTPSQVFIWINESTPYWKSGPWDKSKFIGVPEMDDRYLSGFTLVEDVQQGTKYFSYKLFDSTLSYIDLSYEGVLTFMVSDNGSNWFRNWEAPTNPCEIYGTCGLFGVCKASKSPTPTCKCLKGFAPKSPEEWSNGNRTGGCVRQTKLFCNTSNSVVSSGKEDGFQQVDRLNVPDFHEYIADMDVDECKIECLKNCSCLAYAYVTNIGCLVWSKDLIDIQDFAPGGSELFIRLAHGELGEGKPIKLIVSLTAICFIVILGAIVFCVHRLRAKQRGKIKVKTKFFQFSDVNENSRENLQEYIRKHDPSELFIYDFDSILIATNNFSTTNKLGEGGFGPVYKGKLQEGKEIAVKRLSSSSGQGIQEFKSEMLLISKLQHKNLVRIMGCCVQEDEKLLIYEFMPNRSLDTLLFDPVRRPELDWGRRFNIIQGVARGLLYLHHDSCLKVIHRDLKVSNILLDEDMNPKISDFGLARIIQGTQNLTNTQKVVGTLGYMSPEYAMGGIFSEKSDVYSFGVLLLEIIGGMKNTSFSYCDQQLGFLAYAWHSWNEGRGLELVDKVLADSSSSSEVMRCVHIGLLCVQDNAADRPIMPDVVFMLSSETDLPQPKRPIFTFQNSVSDPQPKYDNIFSTNEATITMIEGR
- the LOC18780370 gene encoding calcium-binding protein PBP1, giving the protein MASRSNGVVFEDFFPTMVERLGTEGFMKELSNGFSLLMDGEKGVITFESLKRNSALLGLQGMSDEDLRCMLREGDLDGDGCLNEMEFSTLMFRLSPELMQNSKELLEEALTL